The following proteins come from a genomic window of Pseudomonas sp. MAG733B:
- a CDS encoding SDR family oxidoreductase, with amino-acid sequence MNNKKVVLVVGAGDATGGAIAKRFAQEGFVACVTRRSADKLQPLVDAILADGGEAHGFACDARKEEDVVALVEQIENEIGPIEAFVFNIGANVPCSILEETARKYFKIWEMACFSGFLNAREVAKRMAKRQRGTILFTGATAGMRGAAGFAAFAGAKHGIRALAQSMARELGPMNIHVAHIVVDGAIDTDFIRESFPEKYATKDQDGILNPEHIAENYWYLHSQPRDAWTFELDLRPWSERW; translated from the coding sequence ATGAATAACAAGAAGGTCGTACTGGTTGTGGGTGCCGGAGACGCCACCGGCGGCGCTATTGCCAAGCGTTTCGCTCAAGAAGGATTTGTCGCCTGCGTCACACGCCGCAGCGCGGACAAACTCCAGCCGCTGGTCGATGCCATCCTGGCCGACGGTGGCGAAGCCCATGGCTTCGCTTGCGATGCGCGCAAAGAAGAAGATGTAGTGGCATTGGTCGAGCAGATTGAAAACGAGATCGGCCCTATCGAAGCGTTCGTCTTCAACATCGGCGCCAATGTGCCTTGCAGTATTCTCGAAGAAACCGCCCGCAAGTATTTCAAGATATGGGAAATGGCCTGTTTCTCAGGTTTCCTCAATGCCCGAGAAGTGGCCAAGCGCATGGCCAAGCGACAACGGGGAACGATCCTGTTCACCGGTGCCACCGCGGGTATGCGTGGTGCGGCAGGATTCGCCGCGTTCGCCGGCGCCAAGCACGGCATTCGTGCGCTGGCGCAAAGCATGGCCCGCGAACTGGGACCGATGAACATTCACGTCGCCCACATCGTGGTCGACGGCGCTATCGATACCGATTTCATCCGGGAAAGCTTTCCCGAGAAATACGCGACCAAGGACCAGGACGGCATTCTCAATCCAGAGCACATTGCCGAGAACTACTGGTACCTGCACAGCCAGCCCCGCGACGCCTGGACCTTTGAGCTTGACCTGCGCCCCTGGAGCGAACGTTGGTAA